From the genome of Colletotrichum destructivum chromosome 10, complete sequence, one region includes:
- a CDS encoding Putative target SNARE coiled-coil domain, syntaxin-5, Sly1p-binding domain-containing protein, producing MAVASIQDRTAEFKSVLAQAQRRHASNKVGAQRRSLLSDSQKAAAVGDSRPRRSDFARQAAHIGRGISATMGKLEKLATLARRRTLFDDRPVEINELTYIIKQDLSALNQQIGNLQVLTKQQHPKADQEGEHNKNVVFMLQGKLTDVSANFKDVLEERTKNIQASRSRTDNFISSVSQHTQPPLQQSASPLYGTPQRGTPSPGADLLSLNPPGDQQLLLMEEAQPQNTYIQERGAAIESIESTIAELGSIFGQLATMVSEQSEMIQRIDANTEDVVDNVQGAQRELLKYWGRVSSNRWLIAKMFGVLMIFFLLWVLIAG from the exons ATGGCGGTCGCATCGATACAGGATCGAACCGCCGAGTTCAAGTCGGTTCTCGCGCAAGCACAGCGTCGCCACGCCTCGAACAAGGTCGGCGCTCAACGACGGTCTCTCCTGTCCGACTCTCAgaaggctgctgctgttggggACTCCCGACCGCGGCGCTCCGACTTTGCGCGCCAGGCGGCGCATATCGGAAGAGGCATCTCGGCCACAATGggcaagctcgagaagctggcaACAT TGGCAAGGCGCAGAACTCTGTTCGACGACCGGCCGGTCGAGATCAACGAGCTCACGTACATTATCAAGCAAGACCTGAGCGCCCTTAACCAACAGATTGGAAACCTACAGGTTTTGACGAAACAGCAACATCCCAAGGCCGACCAAGAAGGAGAGCACAACAAGAACGTCGTCTTTATGCTTCAGGGCAAGCTGACAGATGTCTCGGCCAACTTCAAGGATGTGCTGGAGGAGCGAACCAAGAATATCCAGgcttcgaggtcgaggacaGACAAT TTCATCTCCAGTGTTTCCCAACACACGCAACCGCCATTGCAGCAatcggcctcgcccttgtACGGAACACCCCAAAGAGGGACGCCGTCACCAGGCGCCGACCTGTTGTCGTTGAATCCTCCAGGGGACCAGCAGCTTCTGCTGATGGAAGAGGCACAACCGCAAAACACGTATATCCAAGAGAGAGGTGCAGCTATTGAAAGCATCGAATCCACAATTGCCGAGTTGGGATCT ATCTTCGGACAGTTAGCAACCATGGTTTCGGAACAAAGCGAGATGATCCAGCGAATCGACGCAAACACGGAGGATGTTGTCGACAACGTGCAAGGTGCACAAAGAG AATTGCTCAAGTACTGGGGCCGTGTCTCGAGCAACAGATGGCTCATCGCC AAAATGTTCGGTGTGCTCATGATATTCTTTCT GCTTTGGGTTCTCATTGCCGGCTAG
- a CDS encoding Putative aldo/keto reductase, aldo-keto reductase, NADP-dependent oxidoreductase, with protein sequence MLSLLRTLSYSKLPRPRLSLPEYTRRHLRTPTTQSRTSKMASQTFKLNSGYEIPAVALGTWQSAPGEVKDAVSYAIKIGYKAIDGAYCYANEDEVGEGLKQAFADGVKREDIFVVTKLWATYTIGDDKVKEGLEKSLKSLGLDYVDLFLVHWPVAMNPNGNHDRFPTKPDGSRDIIHSHSHVDTWKSVEKLLDTGKVRSIGVCNYSVKYLEELLPKAKVIPAVNQIENHPSLPQQEIVDYCKDKGIHIMAYSPLGSTGGPLLTADPVVKIAEKRGVTPSTVLLSYHVARGSTVIAKSVTPARIKANLEIVKLDDEDLKELRAYSDDLTAKKELKRYVYPPFGIDFGFPDKS encoded by the exons ATGCTTTCACTTCTCAGGACACTCTCTTACAGCAAACTACCCCGCCCCCGCCTTTCACTCCCAGAATATACGCGGCGACATCTTCGAACCCCGACGACACAATCTAGAACCTCCAAGATGGCATCTCAGACTTTCAAGCTAAACTCGGGATACGAGATCCCTGCCGTTGCTCTTG GCACCTGGCAGTCCGCCCCCGGCGAGGTCAAAGACGCCGTATCCTACGCCATCAAGATCGGCTACAAAGCCATTGATGGCGCCTACTGCTATGccaacgaggacgaggttggcgaggGTCTCAAGCAGGCCTTTGCCGACGGTGTTAAGCGCGAGgacatcttcgtcgtcactAAGCTGTGGGCCACTTACACAATCGGCGATGATaaggtcaaggagggccTGGAGAAGAGCTTGAAGAGCTTGGGTCTCGACTACGTCGACCTTTTCCTTGTT CACTGGCCCGTCGCCATGAACCCCAACGGAAACCACGACAGATTCCCCACCAAGCCTGACGGCTCCCGCGACATCATCCACAGCCACTCCCATGTCGACACCTGGAAAtcggtcgagaagctcctcgacACAGGCAAGGTCCGATCCATCGGCGTCTGCAACTACAGCGTCAAGtacctcgaggagctcctccCCAAGGCCAAGGTGATCCCCGCCGTCAACCAGATCGAAAACCACCCCAGCCTGCCGCAGCAGGAGATTGTCGACTACTGCAAGGACAAGGGCATCCATATCATGGCCTACAGCCCCCTCGGCTCGACAGGCGGCCCCCTCCTGACTGCCGACCCCGTAGTCAAGATTGCCGAGAAGCGCGGCGTCACCCCCTCCACCGTCCTGCTAAGCTACCACGTCGCCCGCGGCAGCACCGTCATCGCAAAGTCCGTCACCCCGGCCCGCATCAAGGCCAACCTCGAGAtcgtcaagctcgacgacgaggacctgaAGGAGCTCCGCGCCTACTCAGACGACCTGACAGCAAAGAAGGAACTCAAGCGCTACGTCTACCCGCCCTTCGGCATCGACTTTGGGTTCCCCGACAAGTCGTAG